One part of the Herbiconiux aconitum genome encodes these proteins:
- a CDS encoding GntR family transcriptional regulator, with product MSEVQRYRELAEALRERIAAGEFAHGNSLPSEQAFAVEYGVTRTIVRSALRWLEQRGLVTARRNIGWFLRAPHQVQGFDRLRSFTQWAEGRGMLAGARMVSRESGPATEREAQLLRIPIGEPVLRWSRIRTLDDRIVMLERSSWAPWVAPLLETFPDDGVSSTQALAEAGVAVVFGNHRIEAVAASSEEARLLGVRRSSPLLQVRREVFAKDGRVVEFGVDRYLPNTIAFEAQAAGTADHAERGRRSGPGMAAGAAILFGALVAHCVPWAIAANDLVSAASDLVA from the coding sequence GTGTCTGAGGTGCAGCGGTATCGGGAACTCGCTGAAGCGTTGCGCGAACGGATAGCCGCGGGCGAATTCGCCCACGGGAATTCGTTGCCGAGCGAGCAGGCGTTCGCGGTCGAATACGGGGTGACGCGCACGATCGTGCGCAGCGCCCTGCGCTGGCTGGAGCAGCGCGGACTCGTCACCGCGCGCCGCAACATCGGGTGGTTCCTGCGTGCGCCGCACCAGGTGCAAGGGTTCGACCGGCTGCGCTCCTTCACGCAGTGGGCGGAGGGGCGGGGCATGCTGGCCGGCGCGCGCATGGTGAGCCGGGAAAGTGGGCCGGCGACCGAGCGTGAGGCGCAACTTCTGCGCATCCCGATCGGCGAACCGGTGCTGCGCTGGAGCCGGATTCGCACGCTCGACGACCGCATCGTGATGCTCGAGCGTTCGAGTTGGGCGCCGTGGGTCGCGCCGCTGCTCGAGACCTTCCCCGATGACGGAGTGTCGTCGACCCAGGCTCTCGCAGAGGCGGGGGTGGCGGTGGTCTTCGGCAACCACCGGATCGAAGCCGTGGCCGCGTCGAGCGAGGAAGCTCGCCTGCTCGGGGTGCGCCGGTCGAGCCCCTTGCTGCAGGTGCGACGCGAGGTGTTCGCGAAAGATGGGCGTGTCGTCGAATTCGGCGTGGATCGCTACCTTCCGAACACGATCGCCTTCGAGGCGCAGGCGGCCGGGACAGCAGACCACGCCGAGCGCGGACGACGCTCGGGGCCGGGGATGGCCGCGGGAGCAGCGATCCTGTTCGGCGCCCTCGTGGCCCACTGCGTACCGTGGGCCATCGCGGCCAACGATCTCGTGTCGGCGGCGAGCGATCTGGTCGCGTGA
- a CDS encoding HupE/UreJ family protein: MPHRRIAPLLLAVFAALLALLPAAPAVAHTYSATVYAEVTEPQPGLVHAVLDIEYVLLAVDGGAAMGDSDFTEAAYDDVQASGQDPTKLTPKVLDEYSDTVLGYVQPRFDIAVAPGAGEEPEPCASDLVEPLSIVLIENVPHAHFVLDYDCRASVGAAAPAYRISTQLFPSTGPGGKTTTVLSYDTRSGSGVANLDTDTSPTVTTVQDWGSRMWEFFLLGAEHLLTGLDHILFLLALIVGSRRLRDIVLAASAFTVAHSLTFILAALGVVSVPAIIVEPLIAASIAFVAIWYLYGVWRRRPTVIVETAMVPPRAPMRGADWLRVGVVFLFGLIHGVGFAGALGIDEPFSWGLLGALLVFNVGIEVVQLSIIAIVFPIMVLLRRRFSPVGFWVGVAVSAGVAVVGLYWFVERLVNAA, translated from the coding sequence ATGCCCCATCGTCGAATCGCACCACTCCTCCTCGCCGTGTTCGCCGCACTCCTCGCGCTGCTACCGGCCGCGCCCGCCGTCGCGCACACCTACTCCGCGACGGTGTACGCCGAGGTCACCGAACCGCAGCCGGGGCTCGTGCATGCCGTGCTCGACATCGAATACGTGCTGCTCGCCGTCGACGGCGGCGCGGCGATGGGCGATTCGGACTTCACCGAAGCCGCCTACGACGACGTGCAGGCGAGCGGGCAGGATCCCACGAAGCTCACCCCGAAGGTTCTCGACGAGTACTCCGACACCGTGCTCGGTTACGTGCAGCCCCGTTTCGACATCGCGGTCGCTCCGGGCGCGGGTGAAGAGCCTGAGCCCTGTGCGAGCGACCTCGTCGAACCCCTCTCGATCGTGCTGATCGAGAACGTGCCGCACGCCCACTTCGTGCTCGACTACGACTGCCGGGCGTCCGTCGGCGCCGCGGCCCCCGCGTACCGGATCTCCACCCAGCTGTTCCCGAGCACCGGCCCGGGCGGCAAGACGACCACGGTGCTCAGCTACGACACCCGGTCGGGCTCGGGCGTCGCGAACCTCGACACCGACACGAGCCCGACCGTGACCACCGTGCAGGACTGGGGATCGCGGATGTGGGAGTTCTTCCTTCTCGGCGCCGAACACCTGCTGACCGGACTCGACCACATCCTGTTCCTGCTGGCGCTCATCGTCGGCTCGCGACGTCTGCGCGACATCGTGCTCGCTGCCTCGGCGTTCACCGTGGCACACTCGCTGACCTTCATCCTCGCCGCGCTCGGCGTCGTGTCGGTTCCCGCGATCATCGTGGAGCCGCTCATCGCGGCCTCCATCGCGTTCGTCGCGATCTGGTACCTGTACGGCGTCTGGCGTCGACGGCCGACGGTGATCGTGGAGACGGCGATGGTGCCGCCGCGCGCGCCCATGCGCGGCGCGGATTGGCTGCGGGTGGGCGTGGTGTTCCTCTTCGGCCTCATCCACGGTGTCGGTTTCGCGGGCGCGCTCGGCATCGACGAGCCCTTCAGTTGGGGCCTTCTCGGCGCCCTGCTCGTCTTCAACGTCGGCATCGAGGTGGTGCAGCTCAGCATCATCGCGATCGTGTTCCCGATCATGGTGCTGCTTCGGCGACGCTTCTCGCCGGTCGGCTTCTGGGTCGGAGTCGCCGTCTCGGCGGGAGTGGCGGTCGTCGGTCTGTACTGGTTCGTCGAGCGACTGGTCAATGCAGCCTGA